The following proteins are co-located in the Vigna unguiculata cultivar IT97K-499-35 chromosome 9, ASM411807v1, whole genome shotgun sequence genome:
- the LOC114196212 gene encoding uncharacterized protein LOC114196212 — protein sequence MKVAPIVVFLFKDGEGFAAAMLQALHPNPSSSFTRREDTFDHSLEPYGIKHHKASGSVSHFVDEHGAYTVSIVVMEHYEPPVLVCALNEVLNKITADKSSLPTLLVPFLVESSKVKGQIKYLGSDESKPLIFGIRIGQNTDIMRTLLNKTQELPSSLWIQHENFASFLHFVRVMQLPTFLLIGQTSQYLDNKSTKHHEIIRAIGEILASATGLQFSEERVVWNPKKKSGESKEPWRALYG from the exons ATGAAGGTTGCTCCGATAGTGGTTTTCTTGTTCAAAGACGGTGAGGGTTTCGCCGCCGCTATGTTACAAGCTCTCCACCCGAACCCCTCATCCTCCTTCACCCGCCG AGAGGACACATTCGACCATTCTCTGGAGCCTTATGGAATCAAGCACCACAAAGCCTCTGGCAGCGTTTCGCACTTCGTTGATGAACACGGCGCTTATACG GTCTCAATTGTGGTTATGGAGCATTATGAGCCACCAGTTCTAGTTTGTGCTCTAAATGAGGTCCTCAATAAAATTACTGCTGATAAATCATCCCTGCCAACACTTTTGGTACCATTTCTGGTGGAGTCTTCCAAGGTTAAAGGGCAAATTAAATACCTAGGATCAGATGAAAGCAAACCTCTAATATTTGGTATACGGATTGGTCAAAATACAGACATAATGCGGACATTACTCAACAAAACCCAGGAGCTACCATCTTCGTTATGGATTCAACATGAAAATTTTGcatcttttcttcactttgttCGTGTAATGCAGTTGCCGACCTTTCTTCTGATTGGACAAACTAGTCAGTATTTGGACAATAAATCCACCAAACATCATGAG ATAATTCGTGCTATAGGTGAGATTTTGGCTAGCGCTACAGGTCTGCAGTTTTCAGAAGAGAGAGTGGTATGGAATCCAAAGAAGAAATCAGGTGAAAGCAAAGAGCCATGGCGTGCACTATATGGTTGA